One genomic segment of Heterodontus francisci isolate sHetFra1 chromosome 25, sHetFra1.hap1, whole genome shotgun sequence includes these proteins:
- the fmoda gene encoding fibromodulin a yields MKLTHLLLFAALFGGGACQYTHGYFNWLSRIMGYSRPYSNRYFETQHEPPLATDCPAECTCPPIFPKAMYCDTRKLKYIPKVPARMKYVYLQNNQIDAVPDGVFDNATDLVWVVVHWNNISNEKIGTKVFSKLTNLERVYLGHNSLTRIPFPLPKSLRELRVAGNKISKVQPNVLEGLDNLTMLLLNDNQLDDIGGSLKVLKSLSYLDLSNNHLKKLPDVLPNSLHQLYLDFNHISTIPNEYFRQFPKLQYARISNNELTDNGIPLNTFNVSSLIELDLSHNKLQKIPPVNENLENLYLHANQIKDFTVDSFCKTMGLMSFSKIQVLRLDGNSIRQDNIPNEMHHCLRRARIINI; encoded by the exons ATGAAGCTGACTCACCTGCTGCTGTTTGCAGCCCTTTTTGGAGGTGGTGCCTGCCAGTACACTCATGGATATTTCAATTGGCTCTCGCGTATTATGGGATATTCTCGGCCATACAGTAATCGTTATTTTGAGACTCAGCATGAGCCTCCACTGGCAACCGATTGTCCTGCCGAGTGCACATGTCCGCCTATATTTCCCAAGGCTATGTACTGTGATACCCGTAAATTAAAATATATCCCCAAGGTGCCAGCGCGGATGAAGTATGTCTACCTGCAGAACAACCAGATTGATGCTGTCCCAGATGGAGTATTTGACAATGCCACTGACCTCGTCTGGGTTGTTGTCCATTGGAATAACATCTCCAATGAAAAGATAGGTACAAAGGTATTCTCCAAGTTGACAAACCTCGAGAGAGTATACTTGGGCCATAACAGCCTGACCAGGATTCCCTTTCCTTTGCCAAAGTCGCTGAGGGAACTGAGAGTTGCAGGAAACAAGATTTCAAAGGTCCAACCCAATGTATTGGAGGGGCTCGACAACTTAACTATGCTACTGCTGAACGACAATCAGCTGGATGATATTGGAGGGTCTCTCAAAGTTTTAAAGTCCTTATCTTATCTGGACCTCAGCAACAATCACTTGAAAAAACTCCCTGATGTACTTCCAAACTCACTCCATCAGCTGTACCTGGATTTCAATCACATCAGCACAATTCCTAATGAATACTTCAGGCAATTTCCTAAACTTCAGTATGCAAGGATCTCAAATAATGAACTGACAGATAACGGAATACCTTTAAACACATTTAATGTGTCCAGTTTAATTGAGCTGGATCTCTCTCATAATaaattgcagaagattcctcctgTCAACGAGAATTTAGAAAACCTGTATCTTCATGCTAACCAGATCAAAG ACTTTACTGTGGACAGCTTCTGTAAAACCATGGGATTGATGAGCTTCTCCAAGATTCAGGTGCTTCGATTGGATGGCAACAGCATCAGACAAGATAATATACCAAATGAAATGCATCACTGTCTTCGCCGAGCAAGAATCATAAACATTTAA